In Pleurocapsa sp. PCC 7319, the following are encoded in one genomic region:
- the nuoH gene encoding NADH-quinone oxidoreductase subunit NuoH, which translates to MNPILLLTISNEINFQASFIKILTDCGLTTGVAKALWMPIPMILVIVLATLLALVGTWLERKISAAAQQRIGPEYIGPQGILVPIADVIKLIFKEVTTPTQAESFLFMFAPVLVIVPILLSFLIVPFGQQLILGNIGMGIFLWIALSSIVPIGALMAGYASNNKYSLLGGLRSAAQSISYEVPLALSVLAIVMMSDSLSTLEIVAQQSSQGILSWNIWRQPIGVVIFWIAALAEAERLPFDLPEAEEELVAGYQTEYGGVRFMLFYGSSYLNLVLSSIIFSVLYLGGWSFPIPIELLASWMGVSEGALWFTPIVFSLGITMTLFKAYLMIFIAILMRWTVPRVRIDQLLDLGWKFLLPVSLLNLILTAAGKLLLPITFNIFTA; encoded by the coding sequence ATGAATCCAATTTTGCTCTTGACTATTAGTAATGAGATTAACTTTCAAGCAAGTTTTATCAAGATTCTTACAGATTGTGGTTTGACTACTGGAGTAGCTAAAGCTCTTTGGATGCCAATACCCATGATTCTGGTAATTGTCTTAGCTACATTATTAGCATTAGTAGGAACTTGGTTAGAACGCAAAATATCTGCTGCCGCTCAACAAAGAATTGGTCCAGAATATATTGGACCTCAAGGGATACTAGTTCCGATAGCCGATGTAATTAAGTTGATTTTTAAGGAAGTAACAACGCCAACACAAGCCGAATCTTTTCTATTTATGTTCGCTCCTGTGTTGGTAATCGTGCCGATTTTGCTCTCTTTTCTCATTGTTCCCTTTGGTCAACAGCTAATTCTCGGCAATATTGGCATGGGAATTTTTCTCTGGATTGCTCTTTCGAGTATTGTTCCTATTGGTGCGCTGATGGCTGGCTATGCCTCCAACAATAAATATTCCCTTCTGGGAGGATTACGCTCAGCTGCCCAGTCGATAAGTTACGAAGTTCCCTTGGCTCTATCTGTTTTAGCTATTGTAATGATGTCGGATAGTCTTAGTACGTTAGAAATTGTCGCTCAGCAATCTAGTCAGGGAATATTGAGCTGGAATATTTGGCGGCAACCTATTGGGGTAGTTATTTTCTGGATTGCCGCTTTAGCTGAAGCCGAACGTCTTCCTTTTGATTTGCCAGAAGCAGAAGAGGAACTAGTCGCAGGATATCAAACTGAGTATGGTGGTGTGAGATTTATGCTCTTTTATGGCAGTTCTTATCTCAATTTAGTTCTTTCCTCGATAATCTTTTCTGTCCTTTACCTTGGCGGTTGGAGTTTTCCAATCCCGATAGAGCTTCTAGCTAGTTGGATGGGAGTAAGTGAAGGGGCGCTCTGGTTTACACCTATTGTCTTCAGCTTGGGTATTACGATGACTTTATTCAAAGCTTATCTAATGATTTTTATAGCTATCCTCATGCGCTGGACAGTCCCTAGAGTTCGGATTGACCAATTATTGGATTTAGGCTGGAAATTTTTGCTTCCTGTTTCTTTGCTCAACTTGATTTTAACTGCTGCCGGCAAACTCTTGTTGCCAATTACCTTTAATATTTTTACTGCTTAG
- the fmt gene encoding methionyl-tRNA formyltransferase gives MKIVFFGTPQFAVATLSKLLEHPELEVLGAVTQPDKRRGRGNKTVPSPVKQIALEHDLPIWQPSRIKKDQETLDHLRATHADAFVVVAYGQILSPEILSMPKLGCINVHGSLLPSYRGAAPIQWSIVNGDRLTGITTMLMDRGMDTGDMLLKAETEIKLLDNAHDLAAKLALQGADLLIETLFKLEQKVITPIPQDNAQATYARLIDKADFAINWSKSALEIHNQVRGFFPNCVAKLQDKKLKISATVPITEATIKDLPEKYSSLKQQYSELASLKGEPGEIVKNVKNLGALVQTGSGSLLLEQVQLAGKRSQSGWDFVNGMRLQEGTKIDNG, from the coding sequence ATGAAAATAGTTTTTTTTGGTACTCCTCAATTTGCTGTGGCTACGTTAAGTAAACTCCTTGAACATCCCGAACTGGAAGTATTGGGAGCAGTGACACAACCAGATAAAAGAAGAGGCAGAGGGAACAAAACAGTACCTTCGCCAGTTAAACAAATAGCACTAGAACATGATTTACCCATCTGGCAACCCTCTAGAATTAAAAAAGACCAAGAAACTTTAGATCATCTAAGGGCGACTCATGCAGATGCTTTTGTGGTGGTAGCTTATGGACAAATTTTATCCCCGGAAATACTTTCAATGCCCAAACTAGGGTGTATTAATGTTCATGGTTCACTATTACCTAGCTATCGTGGTGCGGCACCGATTCAGTGGAGTATTGTTAATGGCGATCGCCTGACGGGAATTACCACGATGTTAATGGATCGGGGAATGGATACGGGGGATATGTTACTCAAAGCTGAAACTGAGATTAAGTTACTGGATAATGCTCATGATTTAGCTGCTAAACTTGCGCTCCAAGGAGCAGATTTGTTGATAGAAACCCTGTTTAAACTAGAGCAAAAAGTAATTACGCCCATTCCTCAAGATAATGCTCAGGCAACCTATGCGCGACTAATCGATAAAGCTGATTTTGCCATTAATTGGTCAAAAAGTGCCTTAGAAATACATAATCAAGTTCGTGGTTTTTTTCCTAATTGTGTTGCCAAACTACAAGACAAAAAATTAAAAATCAGTGCTACTGTACCAATTACTGAAGCGACCATCAAAGACTTGCCAGAAAAATATAGTAGTTTAAAACAGCAATATTCAGAACTAGCCTCTTTAAAAGGCGAACCAGGGGAAATAGTTAAGAATGTTAAAAACTTGGGCGCATTAGTGCAGACAGGCTCAGGATCGTTGCTATTAGAACAAGTGCAACTTGCGGGAAAACGTTCTCAATCTGGTTGGGACTTTGTCAATGGAATGCGTTTACAAGAGGGAACAAAGATTGATAATGGATAG
- a CDS encoding prolyl oligopeptidase family serine peptidase, whose product MEFFVVTSSRNTLVYPHTHQVEQSDNYHGVEVKDPYRWLENPDSEETKAWVKAQNQVTTNYLETISAKEQIQQRLTQLWDYEKYSSPFKRGERYFYFKNDGLQNQSVLYTLDSLDDEGTVLIDPNTLSADGTVALSGLSISDDGKLMAYGLSSAGSDWVEYRVRDIESGQDCPDHLQWIKFSGASWTKDNQGFFYSRYDEPNEQTKLEDVNYYQKLYYHRLGTEQAEDILIYHRPDQKEWGFSGGVTEDGKYLIISVWLGTDTKNLVFYQNLEQPDSEVVELISEFEASYGVIDNDGDIFWVQTDLDAPRGKVIAIDLHNPQKANWQEIIPEAPETLESVGILNYQFVANYLQDARSQVKIFNLDGTFVREVELPGIGSAGGFGGKRHDTETFYTFTSFTTPATIYRYDMNTGKSQLFRQPQVDFNPNDYQTQQVFYSSPDGTKIPMFITHKKGIKLDGNNPTYLYAYGGFNISLTPSFSISNLVWLEMGGIYAVPNLRGGGEYGEAWHQAGMKDKKQNVFDDFIAAAEWLIANKYTCSERLAIAGGSNGGLLVGACMTQRPDLFAAVIPAVGVLDMLRFHKFTIGWAWCTEYGSPDHEEDFATLYTYSPLHNLKQGTAYPATMITTADHDDRVVPAHSFKFAAALQAAHQGDNPVLIRIETKAGHGAGKPTTKIIEEAADKWAFLVSNLDMEQH is encoded by the coding sequence ATGGAGTTCTTTGTTGTGACATCTTCTCGTAATACTTTGGTTTACCCTCATACCCATCAAGTAGAGCAAAGCGATAACTATCATGGTGTGGAGGTAAAAGATCCTTATCGTTGGCTCGAAAATCCCGATTCAGAAGAAACTAAAGCCTGGGTAAAAGCCCAAAATCAAGTCACTACTAATTATTTAGAGACTATTTCGGCTAAAGAGCAGATTCAGCAAAGACTAACTCAGCTCTGGGATTATGAAAAATACAGTAGTCCCTTTAAACGAGGAGAGCGTTATTTTTATTTCAAAAATGACGGTTTACAAAATCAAAGTGTTTTATATACTTTAGACTCTCTGGATGATGAAGGAACAGTCTTAATAGATCCGAATACCTTATCGGCAGATGGTACAGTCGCGTTATCAGGTTTGTCCATTAGTGATGATGGTAAGTTGATGGCTTATGGCTTGTCTAGCGCCGGCTCGGATTGGGTAGAATATCGAGTAAGAGATATTGAATCAGGACAAGATTGTCCCGATCATCTTCAATGGATTAAATTTTCTGGAGCGTCTTGGACCAAAGACAATCAGGGATTTTTCTATAGTCGCTACGATGAACCCAATGAGCAAACCAAACTAGAAGATGTTAACTATTATCAAAAGCTTTATTATCATCGCTTAGGTACAGAACAAGCAGAAGACATTTTAATTTATCATCGTCCTGACCAAAAAGAGTGGGGTTTTAGTGGTGGTGTCACCGAAGATGGCAAGTATCTAATTATCAGTGTTTGGCTCGGTACAGATACTAAGAATTTAGTTTTCTATCAAAATTTAGAACAGCCAGATAGCGAGGTTGTGGAGTTAATTAGTGAGTTTGAAGCGAGCTACGGTGTAATCGACAATGATGGTGATATTTTTTGGGTACAGACTGATTTAGATGCACCTCGGGGTAAGGTAATTGCTATCGATCTTCATAATCCGCAGAAAGCCAACTGGCAAGAAATTATCCCCGAAGCACCAGAAACTCTGGAAAGTGTTGGCATACTCAATTATCAATTTGTGGCCAATTATCTGCAAGATGCGCGATCGCAAGTTAAAATCTTCAATCTTGATGGTACTTTTGTTCGAGAAGTAGAGTTACCAGGAATTGGCTCTGCTGGTGGCTTCGGTGGTAAAAGACACGATACTGAAACTTTTTATACCTTTACTAGTTTTACGACTCCTGCAACTATTTATCGCTACGATATGAACACAGGAAAAAGTCAACTGTTTCGTCAACCGCAAGTAGACTTCAACCCTAATGATTACCAAACTCAGCAGGTATTTTATTCCAGCCCAGATGGAACCAAAATACCGATGTTTATCACCCACAAAAAAGGAATCAAACTTGATGGTAATAATCCCACCTATCTTTATGCCTATGGTGGTTTTAATATTTCCCTAACCCCTAGCTTTTCCATCAGTAATCTGGTTTGGCTGGAAATGGGTGGTATTTATGCCGTACCTAATTTACGGGGTGGTGGTGAATATGGTGAAGCCTGGCATCAGGCGGGAATGAAAGATAAAAAACAAAATGTCTTTGATGACTTTATCGCGGCAGCGGAATGGTTAATCGCCAATAAATATACTTGTAGTGAGAGATTAGCGATCGCCGGCGGTAGTAATGGCGGTTTGTTAGTAGGTGCTTGTATGACTCAACGTCCTGACCTCTTTGCAGCCGTTATTCCCGCTGTAGGTGTATTAGATATGCTGCGCTTTCACAAATTTACCATTGGCTGGGCTTGGTGTACGGAATATGGTAGCCCCGATCATGAGGAAGATTTTGCAACTCTCTATACTTATTCTCCACTGCACAATCTGAAACAGGGTACAGCTTACCCAGCAACTATGATTACTACTGCCGATCATGACGATCGGGTTGTTCCTGCTCATAGTTTTAAGTTTGCTGCTGCTTTACAAGCTGCTCACCAAGGAGATAACCCTGTCTTAATTCGGATTGAGACCAAGGCGGGTCATGGTGCCGGAAAACCTACCACTAAAATCATTGAAGAAGCCGCAGATAAATGGGCATTTTTAGTGTCCAATCTCGATATGGAGCAACACTAA
- a CDS encoding NB-ARC domain-containing protein: protein MPNFQQRSKRKRGVILSPVGWQRLQSAQTESEKETNCAHPYTLEDLNELTGLSSHTLTKVRRRQAPVDKRSLEDYFSAFNLTLTPSDYLKQTSTTQIPNKKVISLQQDWGEAIDVSVFYGRIAELATLEKWILTDRCRLVSVLGMGGIGKTALAVKIAQQLQEQFEYVIWRSLRNAPPLETLLGELIPFLSAEEKTQGEIKLLLQCLRSSRSLIILDNVETILLPGDCAGQYRVGYENYAQLFRLIGETAHSSCLILTSREKPAEIAAIEGIDLAVRSLQLTGSTEAAQKLIQVKGLSGSEKQQQQLCTRYGGNPLALKIVATSIQDLFDGEIGEFLAQDTTVFNSIQKLLDQQFERLAPLEKTIMYWLAINREWTTIAELIEDIVPTVSRGDLLEALESLIWRSLIEKQAGSYTQQPVVMEYVTKRLIEQIYHEVIEASCSNLPLFYSHALLKTTVKDYVRESQIRLILEPIASQLRNNLGSLTAIEQQLQKILKLLRESGTTLSGYAGGNLINLSHHLQIDLTGYDFSSLKICQAYLQGLNLQHVNFSYTDLTKSVFSQTFGSILAVAFSPNGEYLAIGDTKGEVHLWQVAPWRSPFGQWQSQSLLTFQGHTSWVVSLAWSPNGNMLASSSYDKTIRLWNPLTGHCVKTLTGHTNWVLSIAWSPDGKMLASGGDDQTIRIWDVQQEKCSQILSGHKNWVMSVAWSPDGTVLASGGDDQTIRIWDVQQEKCRQILSGHTNWVRSVAISPDGKMLASGSDDQTIKLWHLHTGRCLHTLQGHTYWVSSVVWSPNAQNLASSSHDQTVKLWDVKEGKCLQTFHGHTKWVWSLAWSPDGQTLVSGSFDQSVRLWNPSTGKCLKALQGYTNWVFSAVWSPDGQTLASSSEDGTVKLWSISEGKCWKTMLGHTGLVSLLAWSPNGQIVASGSDDHTVKLWDTKQGKCRKTCTGHTGLVWSVAISPDGQTIASGSNDHTVKLWDISSGQCLLTLKGHSDSVHSVAWSPDGKTLASGSYDQTVKLWNPNTGQCLLSLEGHENWVRSVAWSPDGQILASGSYDQTIKLWEPQQGKCLKTLLGHTGQVCSVAWSPDGQILASGSYDQTIKLWEPQQGKCLKTLKGHISQVWSVAFSPDGQTLASSSSDETIKLWDLHTDSCLRTLKADRPYEGMNITGVTGLTEAQQLTLCALGAIAN from the coding sequence ATGCCTAACTTCCAGCAACGGTCAAAGCGTAAACGGGGAGTAATTCTATCTCCTGTTGGTTGGCAACGTCTCCAGTCGGCTCAAACAGAATCAGAAAAGGAGACAAATTGCGCACATCCCTACACTCTGGAAGACTTGAATGAGTTAACGGGACTGAGTTCTCATACTTTGACCAAAGTTCGTCGCCGTCAAGCCCCTGTAGATAAGCGATCGCTTGAAGATTATTTTAGTGCTTTTAATCTTACCCTTACTCCTAGTGACTATCTTAAACAAACTTCGACAACCCAAATCCCCAATAAAAAAGTAATTTCCCTGCAACAAGACTGGGGAGAAGCCATTGATGTCTCCGTATTTTATGGACGCATAGCAGAACTGGCAACTCTAGAAAAGTGGATTCTGACTGATCGCTGTCGGCTAGTAAGTGTATTAGGTATGGGGGGCATTGGCAAAACTGCTTTAGCAGTAAAAATAGCCCAACAGCTTCAAGAACAGTTTGAGTATGTTATTTGGCGAAGCTTGCGTAATGCACCTCCCCTAGAAACTCTTTTGGGAGAGCTGATTCCATTTTTATCGGCAGAAGAGAAAACCCAGGGAGAAATCAAGTTGCTACTTCAGTGTTTGCGCTCCTCGCGCAGTCTGATAATTCTAGACAATGTGGAAACAATTTTACTCCCAGGGGATTGCGCTGGACAATATCGTGTTGGTTACGAAAATTATGCTCAACTATTTAGGTTGATCGGGGAAACAGCTCACTCTAGCTGTCTGATACTTACTAGTCGAGAAAAGCCAGCTGAAATAGCTGCTATAGAAGGAATAGATCTAGCGGTTCGCTCTCTGCAATTAACAGGTTCGACTGAGGCTGCCCAGAAATTAATTCAAGTCAAGGGACTTTCTGGTTCAGAAAAGCAACAGCAACAGTTATGTACCCGTTATGGTGGTAATCCTCTCGCTTTAAAGATTGTCGCCACATCGATTCAAGACTTATTTGACGGTGAGATTGGAGAATTTCTGGCTCAAGATACAACTGTTTTTAACAGTATTCAAAAGCTTTTAGACCAACAATTTGAACGTCTGGCTCCATTGGAGAAGACGATTATGTATTGGTTAGCGATTAATCGAGAATGGACGACTATTGCTGAGTTGATAGAAGATATTGTACCTACTGTTTCTAGGGGAGATTTATTAGAAGCTCTAGAATCTTTGATTTGGCGATCGCTAATTGAGAAGCAAGCTGGCAGTTATACCCAACAGCCAGTAGTTATGGAATACGTTACTAAACGTTTAATTGAACAGATTTACCATGAAGTTATCGAGGCTAGTTGTTCTAATTTACCTCTTTTCTATAGTCATGCTCTGCTAAAAACCACGGTCAAAGACTATGTTAGAGAGAGTCAAATTAGACTAATTTTAGAACCAATAGCATCTCAGTTACGCAACAATTTGGGTTCTTTAACAGCAATCGAACAACAGCTTCAGAAAATTCTCAAGTTGTTGCGAGAATCAGGTACAACTTTATCAGGTTACGCAGGTGGCAACTTGATTAATCTAAGTCATCACCTGCAAATTGATTTAACTGGCTATGATTTTTCCAGTCTGAAGATATGTCAAGCTTATCTCCAAGGACTAAACTTACAGCACGTCAATTTTTCCTACACCGATCTAACCAAGTCAGTTTTTTCTCAGACCTTTGGCAGTATTTTAGCCGTAGCATTTAGTCCTAATGGCGAGTACTTGGCGATCGGAGATACCAAAGGAGAGGTTCATCTCTGGCAAGTTGCTCCTTGGCGATCGCCCTTCGGACAGTGGCAAAGCCAATCGCTCTTAACTTTTCAGGGACATACTAGTTGGGTCGTATCATTAGCTTGGAGTCCCAACGGCAATATGCTTGCTAGTAGCTCCTACGATAAAACCATCAGGCTTTGGAATCCTCTTACAGGTCATTGCGTAAAAACTTTAACAGGACATACTAATTGGGTGTTATCAATAGCTTGGAGTCCAGACGGTAAGATGCTTGCTAGTGGAGGTGATGACCAAACAATCAGGATTTGGGATGTTCAACAAGAGAAATGCAGCCAAATTTTATCTGGACATAAGAATTGGGTGATGTCAGTAGCTTGGAGTCCAGACGGTACGGTGCTTGCTAGTGGAGGTGATGACCAAACAATCAGGATTTGGGATGTCCAACAAGAGAAATGTCGCCAAATTTTATCTGGACATACTAATTGGGTCAGATCGGTGGCAATAAGTCCTGACGGTAAGATGCTGGCTAGTGGTAGTGACGACCAAACGATAAAACTCTGGCATCTTCATACTGGTCGATGTCTTCATACTCTTCAAGGGCACACCTATTGGGTTTCCTCAGTAGTCTGGAGTCCTAATGCTCAAAACCTTGCCAGTAGTTCTCATGACCAAACAGTGAAGCTTTGGGACGTTAAAGAAGGAAAATGTCTCCAAACCTTCCATGGGCATACTAAGTGGGTTTGGTCATTAGCTTGGAGTCCCGATGGACAAACCCTTGTTAGTGGCTCTTTCGACCAAAGCGTGAGACTCTGGAATCCAAGTACGGGTAAATGTCTCAAAGCTTTACAAGGCTATACCAACTGGGTGTTTTCAGCAGTGTGGAGTCCCGATGGACAAACCCTTGCCAGTAGCAGTGAGGATGGAACAGTCAAGCTCTGGAGTATCAGTGAAGGGAAATGCTGGAAAACTATGCTCGGTCATACTGGTTTAGTTTCTTTATTGGCATGGAGTCCCAACGGACAAATAGTCGCTAGTGGCAGCGACGATCACACAGTCAAACTCTGGGATACAAAACAGGGTAAGTGCCGGAAAACTTGCACTGGTCATACTGGTTTAGTGTGGTCAGTGGCAATAAGTCCCGACGGACAGACAATCGCTAGTGGTAGTAATGACCACACTGTAAAACTTTGGGACATAAGCTCAGGTCAATGTTTACTTACTTTGAAGGGGCATAGTGATTCAGTTCACTCTGTAGCCTGGAGTCCCGATGGTAAAACCCTCGCTAGTGGCTCTTACGATCAAACCGTGAAGTTATGGAATCCAAATACAGGTCAATGCTTACTTTCGTTGGAAGGACATGAAAATTGGGTTAGGTCAGTAGCATGGAGTCCCGATGGGCAAATTCTTGCCAGTGGCTCTTATGACCAAACGATCAAACTCTGGGAACCTCAACAGGGTAAATGCCTGAAAACTTTATTAGGTCATACTGGTCAAGTCTGCTCAGTAGCGTGGAGTCCCGATGGGCAAATTCTTGCCAGTGGCTCTTATGACCAAACGATCAAACTCTGGGAGCCTCAACAGGGTAAATGCCTGAAAACTCTCAAGGGACACATTAGTCAGGTTTGGTCAGTAGCCTTTAGCCCCGATGGACAAACCCTAGCTAGCAGTAGCTCAGATGAAACGATCAAACTTTGGGATCTGCATACGGATAGTTGTTTGAGAACTCTAAAAGCTGACCGACCCTATGAAGGGATGAACATCACAGGGGTCACAGGGTTAACGGAAGCACAACAATTAACATTGTGCGCTTTAGGTGCGATCGCCAATTAA
- the gatB gene encoding Asp-tRNA(Asn)/Glu-tRNA(Gln) amidotransferase subunit GatB: MTSAAPAKIEYEAIIGLETHCQLSTETKIFSRESTKFDGDNPNTNISPICLGYPGVLPVLNEKVLEYAVKAGLAINCQIAPYSKFDRKQYFYPDLPKNYQISQYDLPIAEHGWLEIEIVEKPNTEPIRKKIGITRLHMEEDAGKLTHGGSDRLDGSTYSLVDFNRAGIPLVEIVSEPDLRSGKEAAEYAQELRRIMLYLGISDGKMQEGSLRCDVNISVRPVGQKEFGTKVEIKNMNSFSAIQKAIDYEIERQIAAIENGEPIYQETRLWQEGSQRTKSMRLKEGSSDYRYFPEPDLPPIEVSPEQLETWKAELPELPVAKRHRYETELGLSAYDTRVLTDDRNVAEYFEAAIAAGADTKQVANWVMGDIAAYINSNNLKITETELKPEILAELIGLIDKGTISGKIGKEILPELLEKGGSAKALVEKKGLIQISDTGEIEKIIDEVIAAHPKELEQFRNGKTKLKGFFVGQVMKKTSGRADPKLTNQLLGKKLQG, translated from the coding sequence ATGACTAGTGCTGCACCAGCTAAGATAGAGTACGAAGCAATAATTGGATTAGAAACCCACTGTCAACTAAGTACCGAAACTAAAATATTTAGTCGAGAATCAACTAAATTCGATGGTGATAACCCTAACACTAATATTTCGCCAATTTGCTTGGGATATCCTGGGGTGCTTCCCGTCTTAAATGAAAAAGTACTGGAATATGCTGTGAAAGCAGGCTTAGCAATTAACTGTCAGATTGCGCCCTATAGTAAATTTGATCGCAAGCAGTATTTTTATCCTGACTTACCCAAGAATTACCAAATTTCCCAATACGATCTACCCATTGCTGAACATGGTTGGCTCGAAATCGAAATTGTCGAGAAACCCAACACCGAACCAATCAGGAAAAAAATTGGCATTACCCGCTTGCACATGGAAGAAGATGCAGGAAAATTAACTCATGGTGGTAGCGATCGCCTTGATGGTTCGACTTATTCCTTGGTTGACTTTAACCGCGCAGGAATTCCGCTAGTAGAGATTGTTTCCGAACCTGACCTTCGTTCAGGTAAAGAAGCTGCTGAATATGCCCAAGAATTGCGTCGCATTATGCTGTACCTAGGTATCAGTGATGGCAAGATGCAGGAAGGATCTTTGCGTTGTGATGTGAACATCTCTGTCCGTCCAGTAGGACAAAAAGAATTTGGAACTAAAGTAGAAATCAAGAATATGAATTCCTTTAGTGCCATCCAAAAAGCGATCGATTATGAAATTGAAAGACAAATTGCAGCCATAGAAAACGGCGAACCCATCTATCAAGAAACTCGTCTGTGGCAAGAAGGTTCTCAACGTACCAAGAGTATGCGTCTTAAAGAAGGAAGCAGCGATTATCGTTATTTTCCTGAACCCGATCTGCCTCCGATTGAAGTATCCCCAGAACAATTAGAAACTTGGAAAGCGGAATTACCTGAACTTCCGGTGGCAAAACGCCATCGTTACGAGACGGAATTGGGTTTATCGGCTTACGATACCCGTGTATTAACTGACGATCGCAATGTTGCCGAATATTTTGAAGCGGCGATCGCTGCTGGTGCCGATACTAAGCAAGTAGCTAACTGGGTGATGGGGGATATTGCTGCTTATATCAATAGTAATAACCTCAAGATCACAGAAACAGAACTGAAACCTGAAATTTTAGCCGAATTAATTGGTTTAATCGATAAAGGCACAATTAGTGGCAAAATTGGCAAAGAAATCTTGCCTGAACTCTTGGAAAAAGGCGGCTCAGCCAAAGCTTTGGTTGAGAAAAAAGGCTTAATTCAAATCTCTGATACGGGAGAGATTGAAAAAATTATTGATGAAGTAATTGCAGCGCATCCCAAAGAGTTAGAACAGTTCCGCAATGGTAAAACTAAGCTTAAAGGCTTCTTTGTCGGGCAAGTAATGAAAAAAACTAGTGGACGTGCCGATCCTAAATTAACTAATCAATTACTAGGGAAAAAACTGCAAGGGTAA
- a CDS encoding DUF6464 family protein, with the protein MLLKKNLLPTEIILTPARQCIAKLYLDRQLQPGNYMEIEGKTYAILERHHFYQYRVGGYRFDKATLHVQESKRPEETTLIGDRYVIGNADCKFNARSEIMRCAVNPEGPCEGCRLFESVDDC; encoded by the coding sequence ATGTTGCTTAAGAAAAATCTATTACCTACAGAAATTATTCTCACTCCTGCTCGTCAATGTATTGCTAAGCTCTATCTTGATCGCCAACTGCAACCAGGAAACTACATGGAAATCGAAGGCAAAACCTATGCCATTCTCGAACGTCATCATTTCTACCAATATCGTGTAGGAGGATATCGGTTTGATAAAGCCACCCTTCATGTTCAAGAATCGAAAAGACCAGAAGAAACTACTTTAATTGGCGATCGCTATGTGATTGGTAATGCAGATTGTAAATTTAACGCTCGTTCGGAAATCATGCGCTGTGCAGTCAATCCTGAAGGTCCTTGCGAGGGCTGTCGCTTGTTTGAATCAGTTGATGATTGTTAA